In Ammospiza caudacuta isolate bAmmCau1 chromosome Z, bAmmCau1.pri, whole genome shotgun sequence, the genomic stretch GTTCCTGATCTGTTGATCAGCAGCCTAGATGGACTCTCAGAATGGGAACGAGCTATGTCATGACGCTTTGCTGGTCTCCCATCATATTCTATAGTAGGGCTCTGATTAGGGGCTAATTTTCGCCAACCACTACTCTGGGCAGGTGAATGAGTGGATAAAGACATATCAGGAAGAGAAGGACTTAAAACTGGGGTCTGTAGTTGGGACCTTGTGGGAGAATCTGGCCTGGAAGGCGACAGAGATTCAAATGAAGCTGACTCTTCTAATTTCCGTCTCAGAGTAGGGCTCGGAGCCTCTTTAATGAAAGTTGACTGACGAACGAGAACAGGTCTCTCAGATCTGTCAGATTCACTTCCACTAGACTTTGTGGATGGCATTCTGGATAGGTCGGTCTTTTTGTTTGATCCACCAGTACTGAGAGTTTGGTTTAACCCCTTTGAAGCAGATTCACTTCGTGGAATGCTACTGGTACTCTTAGGTAAGACAGTTTGCTTTGCAAGGTTTTGCTGGCTCATCTGCCTGCCTGGTGGTGTGTACGACATTCTACCTGAACTTGAGGATTTAGTTGAAGCTGTGCTAGGAGATGATGTTCTTGGCAACTGTGACAGTTTGTTGGGAGGACTGATACCATTTCTTCCTGGGGAAATGGAGCTTCGTCCAGGAGATTGCAGAGGCCTACTTAATGGCTGCTGTTGAGGTCTAGAAGGAGTGGAGTCTCTAGATCCTGATCTAGAAGGTCCTTTACTTGATCCACTCTGGTTCAACCCTGATGGCTGCCTAGTCACAGGAGCTGGCTCAGGTTTCACTGATGATTTGGCTCCTCTTGGAGAACTAGTCAAACTTTGGCCTTCACTGGGACTCTTGGAGTTCATGTTTTTGAGTGGGGGTCCTTTTTTGGAAACAGGACTAGTACTTGAAGAACTATTTCGAACCCCTGGAATATGGATCATTGTTCTACCACGTGAAATTGAAGGCACACTTGTCTGTTGTGGTTGCTTCAAACTTGAAACTTCTGAATTAGAGCGTGCTTTTCCTGTGATCATACTTTTATACACTTTCTTCCCTCCTTTGATTCCCCTACTTTCTGATTCTACTTTTTTAGACTCCAGTGTACTCTTCTCTCCTGGCTTAATAATTCTTGGACCTTTATTACTAGTGAAAGGTTTTTCTTCTTGGTCTGGGGTAAGATGAAATGGTGACCCTAGAGAAATACCAGATTTTAATGAAAGGATAGAGTCAGAGTCTGATGAAGCTTGTCTAGACAGTGATGCAGCAGCCGCAGCTTGATGCAAGCTACTAACTATAGAATTTGCACCTTCTTGTATAGCTTTCCAGTCAAAGTTTTCTGAATCAGGTGAAAAACCATGTTCTGAATCTGGCCTCTGTATCTCTCTTAAATCCAGTGTTAAATCTTCTGCTAGTATACCACCTGTGtttctggaattatttttttcaccatCACTCTTCATTCTTGagggctttttctttttaggcATAGCAGAACTAATGCATTCCTGCAGAAGATCATCTTCTGAGTCAATGCTAAGAGAACTCAGAGAGCTGTTTCTAGAGAAGCACACAGGAGTATCTTCAACATGAAATGATTTAGGTGCATAACCAGAAGTCTGTGGTCTGTTGGATTCCACCTGTGGCTCGGAAGCCTCAGGACGTTTTGGAGGTTCCCCTtctttgttgttattgttttcTTGATCAATATCACTGAGGGAGCTAAGAGATGAATTGCGAGAAAAACAAACAGGTGTGTTTTCAATAgcaaaattctgcattttttcatCTGTAGCTGCTCCTCTGTCTGGAATATCTTTAGTTGACTGAGAGAAAGTTTTTGTCTGGCTTCTGCCTGTTGGGTGTTTTTGACAAACTTGTGTCCTGTTACTTGGCTGCTGATTTGAAGACTGTTCTGCGTTAGAGCACTCTTTACTTTcagtttcctttccttcttttccttttcttaattCTGCCTTCTCCCTTGAAAGGTCAACGTCATCATCATCAAAATCTAATGAACTCAGGGAATCATTCCGTGAAAAACAGTAAGGAGTTCCCTCAATAGGCGTATAATGATGAGGGGAATCAAATGCAAAGCTTCCTCTTGCACGCTCTTCATTATTTGGCAATTTGTCATGAATCTCTCTTGAATTGTTTTTAAGGTTCTGTTTCTTTGCATCTCTGTTCTCTGGATAGCCTCTTTCATTACTAGCATTGCTTTTGGGTTCCGTGCTTTTTCGCACACGTGCTCTGTATTCATTGTTTTGGGAAACAGGCTTTACTGGTGATGTTGGCTTCTTTTTCTCACCTTCTGGCTGGTTTTTATTACTTGGAGATGAAGATGCTTGTTGAATTTGATCCATTATCTTCTTCACTCTGAAAGGCTTGTGACTTTTTCCTTTTGGCATAGCTGAGTTAATGCACTCAGCCAGAATATCACCCTCTTCTGTTTTGTCATCATCCAGACCAAGGGGAGTCACAACTGAGCTTTTTGCTCTCTGAGAATCATCAGTACTTCTGCCTTCTGTAGGAATGGTGTCCCGCTTTTCAAACTCCCCTGACTCTGCTCCCACACCCACATTGTCTGCATTGGCCAGCTCACTTGGGGGGGATTCTATTGTCAGGTCACTTAGAGATGTAGCTGTTGAAAAATTTATTGGTGTACCCTCAACACAATATACCCGTGGCATATCATCTCCTGGTGTAAAAGTCACGTGCTTTTGTGATTGCAGTCTGCTTTGTGAAGGCAAAAGTTTGTAAACTGGCAACTGGCTGGGCTTTCTGGCTACAGGAGGAGGTATTTTTGGAGCAGACGCTTGAGAAGGCTTTTTGGCTTTACGTGAAGACTTCGTTGGCATTGCAGAAATAATACACGCTTCCAGTATTTCAATATCATCATCAGAATCATCCAGAATGTCTTTTTCTGCTTCAGCTGGCTTCTCTGGTTTCTTCTCCTGGTTATCCTTAGTATCATCTGACTGTTCAGGTTCTGCTTCGTTTCCATGCTCGTTTTCATGAACTGGAGGCATAATTCTTAACTCTGCATCCTTCTGTATAAATGGCTCATCAAGGCTCAGAGCACTCAGGCTAGAAGAGCAAGAAAACCCATCTGGTGTGCTTTCTGTGGCAAAATGTAATAGTGTATCAGCATCTGGAAGTACCTGAACTCTTTGAACAGCTGCATTTACAGCTGCCTGTCTAGGACCAGGCTCTCTTTTCTCTGTAGTGGTTGCTTTTCCTTTAGGTACCTCTCTTTTGACTTGAACTCCTTGAGCAGGCGGTGGTGTTTTACTTCTGCTTGGAGGCATTGTTTGTCCAGGGCTGTCTGGAAGGTCACTGGGACTTATAATACCACTTACTATTCCGCTGCAAGGCTCACTTTGAACTGAACTAGCAATTGAACGGCTTTCAAAACTATCCAGGGAACTTACAGAAGTACATCTGCTGAACATGAGTGGTGTTTCCTGTACATAATGTTCTGGTGGGCTTTTAGGAGTTTGGGCACCACTCTTTGAGGGAGATTTGGCACCTGAAGAAAATTCAACAGCTTTATGTCTAGAGGAATCAGAAGGAGACAAGCTAGAAGTCTGAAGTCTAGTGGATTTTGTTCTGATGTGTTGTGCTGTTGATGTGATTTCACTTGCTGCACCTTCTGTAGGTAGAGTCCCACTGTTCTCTTTCAGTTCTGCAATCTGCAGTGTGTTACTGGCATCTGTACCACGTGCAGATTGATCACGTCCTATTTCATCTTCAGCTGATGACAAGGATGACAAAGAGCTACACCTTGAAAAACATATTGGGGTATCTTCCACACAGTAAGTTTGTATAGTTTCCTGATTAATAGAGGGAGTCTTACATGAGGTGTTCTTCTGTGCATGACCActtctgctctgtgcagagcttgGGTGAAGCTGGTTCTGCCTTTTTGAACCAGCTGAGGGGGCTGATGTGCTCCCACTGCTTGGGGCAATATGGTCAGTTTTATTGAGTTGCACTGAAGAAGTCTTTGGAAAAGTAAAAGATGGCTTCTGAGAAGGTGCTGGAACTTCTGTTGAATATTTTAAACTATAGTCAATAGGCTGATCAACATGATGTTCCTCTTCATTGTACTTTATGCTGTAATTAGTTGGTCTGTCTTCCTCTTCATGTTGTTCCTCCTCAGAATAACGTTCACTATAGTTGGTTGGCTTATCATCATCATAATCATCCACCTGGCACAAGGACTGGCTCACTTTCTGATTCATTCCAAGAGTTGGGCCTACTCTGTTCTGATCTGAGCCACTGGATCCTCTTGATCTAAAGGAAGAAACACACTCCTGCTGTCCAAAAGGTGTCTGATATTTCAAGTGTTTATCCTCTCCACTTTCAGTATACACAGGATAGGCTGCATTTTGGTTCCTTGACTGTCTTTGctcattttgtttcatttcatcATCTATTGTATGCTTAGGCCTTGCCCATCTTTCATTCTGGGAGGGACTTTGCCTTCCAGAATTTAACTGCTCATCTGAATATTTAAGACTATAATTAATAGGAGTGTCTAATTCTCCATCATTGTCATCCATGTGATTTGCACTATGAATCTTGTGTGCCAAGTCAGCTGGATACTGGCCATAACTACAGAATTTGCTTTCATCATCTTCGGAGTAAGACTCAATGGAAGGTTTCATTTGGCCTCTTTTACCATAGCcatcactgctgctgacacTATTTAAACTATCATTTGAAGCTCTTTTGTATTCCATTTTTGTATAAGGCACAGGACATGTCCTGTTTGAGTTCTCAGATTTTGGAAAGTATGTATTTGAGTGAGTATGGGCAGAGGCTGATCTCCTCTGGGCATTTCTCTCTTCTGTCAAACAGTGTATTTCAGAAGTGGAACCAGAACTTCTGTCTTCCTGTGGAATGTGCATGCTTGTTACTTCTTCCATAACTTTGGCAATCTGAGCTGCAGTAGTAGAAATCTGCATTCCTATTCTCTTAGAGGAACTCCCAGTACTCTCTGCAGCTTGATGATAGGTATTTAAACCTACTGTTCGATCCCTTTCAACACTCCTGTCTTTCTCAGACCCAGAATTTTCTACATTTCCTCTactggaagaggatgaggcagGCAATACTGTAGTATTTATGGTATATGGTGAGAGCACAGTCATGTTGCCAGCATTAAAGCTCTCTGACCTGCACACCCCATCATCGTGGCGGTTGGCATCCAGCACATACTCACTATATATATTTTGCTTATGTCTCTGCTTATTGCGGTGAGATGCTTTCGGGCTTAAGTTATCAATGTTGTCAAAAGTCTCTGATAAATGCTGAGCATCTAATTCTGCTTCTAGTGCTTTTTGCTTTCTGACATGGAGGGATGGGAGGCTTGATCCTGGAGACATGATGTTGGCATCTTTGTACTTTGCTGGCCTGTTTGCCATGAGGTTCCGTAGAGCTGCAGCACTACCCATGGCTATCATTTTGTGTTTAGAGTGAATCAGGTTTTTCAGCATGCTCACGGCTCCCATGTCCCACAGCGCCTCCTGATCCTTTGCATTTCGAGCAGAGAGATTCCACAGGGTCCCACATGCGTTACTAACTATTGTCAAACTGTGTGACTTCAAGTGTTGTAACAAGGTTTGTAAGCAGCTGTTCTCTCGCAAGATTTGCCTGGGGTTGAGTAATTGAAAACAAACATCCGTAAGTGGCATTTCAAAAGGATAAGagacaaagcaaaacagaaaccTATTCTTCTAGAAATTAGTTTTGCCCGTACAAAGGATAATTAAGAATTGTCCTGTGCAAATAACTTGTATTTCCATTAGCTTTTATCTGAATGCTAACAAAATCCTATTACAAATATGAATAGTTAGCTTTCAGTACAGTTCATCATTAGCAAGCAGCAGCTCTTAATCTGTTTGCACATTCCTGTTATGTAAGTGCAATACCCTATTCATCAAATGTACTAGAAATTAACTGGTTTTAATTACTGTACTTAACACATGCATTCATATTAAGGCTTGGTCATAGAAACTATCTAATAAATATACATGTGGAACTACTAAAAATTGTCAGAAGTGTACCCACCTATGGTCCTCATTAGTAGCAATTAGGCTAGAAACATTTCTTAGTATTCCTCCCCCACTTTCTATGATGGCTAAAGTGTTTGTTTGGCTCCGGTATGTCAATGTGCCAACCAGAAATGCAAGAGCACCATCAACAGCACATATGTCAGCTTTGTTCCCGGTGCAGTGAGCTGACAAATTCCATAAGGCACTCAGAACGCTTTTCAGGGTGGATTCCTAGGAAAACAGCAACATGACAGGAGAAGTTTTCAGCTATTGACCTTAAGCTCTCAGAAACACATTAAGTTAGCTTCAAGGAGCTGTGTACACTCCAATTCTGCTTTCTGGGGTGGTAaggtgcaggcagcagtgcaCATTTTGTTTACTTTGCTCCTTCCTTCAGCCATGGATTTGATACTGCCTGCCTCAGAGGTATCAGAAATATGTGTCTCAATACTTGTTTGCTGCTACAATGATAGAAGGGCTTGAAGACCAGTTGGCAGCAGTCTCTGGGATGGAATAGACTCTCATCTACACACCAAAGAAGTCGTAGATGCCTACTAATTAACTGAAAAGAGCTTTTATTAAAtgacaaaattataaaaaagactattttaacagttttttcatgaaactgaaaagcaaaagcagtcAACCCTCATAAATAATATCAGATCAACACTAGTTTTGAGGTGACATTGCTCCATTGTGGTCTGCTGCTATGTTAAATCAAACTCTTCTTCCAGAAAAATTACCTGAGCCACATCAACTGTTTCAGCAACTGCTGTTATTAAAAATGGTGAATGGTCATATTAGTGTTTTGTGTAAAAAAAATGCAATCTctcaaaaattcaatttaataaCTTCTAGAAGATACCTTTTTAACTTCTAAAGCACATTCCATCAATGCTTTCACACTTCCAACTTCTCTTAGAGTCTTTTTACTGTTTACATCTGCTCGCCAGGACAAGTTCCTCAATACACTTGCAATGACCtgcaaaatgagaaagaaaagtaaCATATTTCAAGATAGGAATGTTTTTAGCAGGTTATCAGACTTTCCTCCTGGACTTATCAAATGCTATGTTAATTAACAGTGGTCACATTCAATTACTGAGCTAATATTTGCTAACGTCCGCTTTTTGTTGTATTGTCTGCTAGACTGGTCTAACGTTTCAGCATCAAGTTTGATCAAAGCTACTGGCTTTTGTGTGTTGGTACTTAAAACAGAGATTGGAAGTCAGGTTCTCTGCTTCTCTATTCTTATGTCTGTTTTAGAGTTATATCATCTCAAAGGAGagatttatataatatttttttcacttttttcactTAGAACAATACCACTTGCCTGTCTCTCATATGGTATGATTATTTTGATGTTTATAAAGctctttaaagtatttttaaaatacattctgCCTTTTACAAGCAGAATAGCTATCTCCAGAAGATGTCCTGGTACTTGGCAGCAGTTAGACTGAGATAGGTTGTCACTGTAGCGGGCAGTCATTACACATTAAACTCCATCCATTCATGAGCAGTTGTAAGCATGCATATCCCTcatgaaattaatttgataGAAAACTTTTGCTTATGGGTGTTCTCATTGTCACAGAAGTGCATAAACTTTTCAGGTTACGTGGTGAATGCTCCCTTGCTCACCCCCAGAGTGGAGCACAGACAGCCAAGGCACATGGAAGGGCCCAGGaacacccagccctggctgctcccaagGAGCCACCAGCCCTTCAGAGCCCACCTCAACACAGGAGCCCAAAGCCAGGTGGGAACTGTGCCGTGTCCAGGCTCTTCCCAGAACTTTCCCAGGGAACCCACTACCCCGTGGCACGGCTGTGACACTCAGGGGAGTCAAAGGGAGCAGCTCTCTGCCCATTTTGGACAGAGGGGatgtgggacactgtgggatCCAGGGGAAGAGCACTCTGGAACTGTAGAACACTTATTGCAGGATGGCAGGATACAAAGGTTTCAAATGCAGGAAAACAGATGGATTGAGGTGAtctttcagcacaggaaagtACAGGGACAGAAAGGCACAGTGACGTCTGAACAGCTGATTGCTGATATAGTTGTGTGGACATGCCTTTTGAGTACACTGATCCCATATTCTTACTAAATCCCATTTATAACTTGTCCTGAGTGGAGGacttcctgctctgtgtgtgtgtggtgtctGTGGTGTCTaggtgccaggggctggagaCATCCCAGAGGTCAGGGGGCCCATGGGGCTGTGACTCTCTTTTCAAGAATACTCAACACCTGTCCTAATAGCACATCATGGTGTTTATCCAAGAATCTCTATTGTAATTCTAATATTTTCCTCAATTGTAACTAGTGAGCTCCTCCTGTTAAGGAGAGAATATTTTGTTAACAGCATTTTAAGAGATAAGgtcaattttatttaaaattgctCTTATGTCTGATGATTCAGTCAGACTGCAAGGAAAAGGGcggttttattttaaagaactgTTCCACTTTATATGCAATAAGCATTAGTTAAAGTTGACTGTAATTTAATATTTAGTAATTTTACACAAGTTCCAACAGTTCTGCTCTCTCAGCTCTGAGGATTACCCTAAGCACTTCCTAAAGGCTTTATTTCAGGCTGTTTTCCTTACACAGAAGGACCCATTAGAACAGACAGTAACACATCAGAGTCATAAGAAAAGATTTGCAGCCCATGCATTATgatttacaaaaaaccaaaccacaaaaaaagccAGAACTTGATCCCACAGATAAGAATATTTTACAAGAAGAATGTACTTCCTAATTAATGAAATAAGTATGAGAAAAAATTTACATCAAAGTTAAGGCAGATAAGACAACAAAAGAAGTATTTTATCTCCAAAGAGCATTACCTGTTGTAAGTCTTCGCTTTCAGATTTCAGCTGGGCTACAAGAGCTCTCATGCAGCCCTTCATGGAACACAATGTAGCCTGTTAGGaatcaggagaaaaaagaaagtgagtAGTATTAAATAGCAGGTTAGATGGCTACTTCTGCACAATGTTATGATATT encodes the following:
- the APC gene encoding adenomatous polyposis coli protein isoform X2 translates to MAAASYDQLLKQVEALKMENSNLRQELEDNSNHLTKLETEASTMKEVLKQLQGSIEDEAMASSGQIDLLERLKELNLESTSFPGVKLRPKMSVRSYGSREGSVSSRSGECSPVPMGSFPRRGFMNGSRESTGYLEELEKERSLLLAELEKEEKEKDWYYAQLQNLTKRIDSLPLTENFSLQTDMTRRQLEYEARQIRAAMEEQLGTCQDMEKRAQARVARIQQIEKDILRIRQLLQSQAAEAERAPQSKHEAGFHDTERQNEGQGAAEISVATSSTGQGSAARVDHETASVMSSSSNYSVPRRLTSHLGTKLLHGNDKDSVLLGNSRGSKEARARASAALHNIIHSQPDDKRGRREIRVLHLLEQIRAYCETCWEWQEAHEQGMDQDKNPMPAPVDHQICPAVCVLMKLSFDEEHRHAMNELGGLQAIAELLQVDCEMYGLTNDHYSVTLRRYAGMALTNLTFGDVANKATLCSMKGCMRALVAQLKSESEDLQQVIASVLRNLSWRADVNSKKTLREVGSVKALMECALEVKKESTLKSVLSALWNLSAHCTGNKADICAVDGALAFLVGTLTYRSQTNTLAIIESGGGILRNVSSLIATNEDHRQILRENSCLQTLLQHLKSHSLTIVSNACGTLWNLSARNAKDQEALWDMGAVSMLKNLIHSKHKMIAMGSAAALRNLMANRPAKYKDANIMSPGSSLPSLHVRKQKALEAELDAQHLSETFDNIDNLSPKASHRNKQRHKQNIYSEYVLDANRHDDGVCRSESFNAGNMTVLSPYTINTTVLPASSSSSRGNVENSGSEKDRSVERDRTVGLNTYHQAAESTGSSSKRIGMQISTTAAQIAKVMEEVTSMHIPQEDRSSGSTSEIHCLTEERNAQRRSASAHTHSNTYFPKSENSNRTCPVPYTKMEYKRASNDSLNSVSSSDGYGKRGQMKPSIESYSEDDESKFCSYGQYPADLAHKIHSANHMDDNDGELDTPINYSLKYSDEQLNSGRQSPSQNERWARPKHTIDDEMKQNEQRQSRNQNAAYPVYTESGEDKHLKYQTPFGQQECVSSFRSRGSSGSDQNRVGPTLGMNQKVSQSLCQVDDYDDDKPTNYSERYSEEEQHEEEDRPTNYSIKYNEEEHHVDQPIDYSLKYSTEVPAPSQKPSFTFPKTSSVQLNKTDHIAPSSGSTSAPSAGSKRQNQLHPSSAQSRSGHAQKNTSCKTPSINQETIQTYCVEDTPICFSRCSSLSSLSSAEDEIGRDQSARGTDASNTLQIAELKENSGTLPTEGAASEITSTAQHIRTKSTRLQTSSLSPSDSSRHKAVEFSSGAKSPSKSGAQTPKSPPEHYVQETPLMFSRCTSVSSLDSFESRSIASSVQSEPCSGIVSGIISPSDLPDSPGQTMPPSRSKTPPPAQGVQVKREVPKGKATTTEKREPGPRQAAVNAAVQRVQVLPDADTLLHFATESTPDGFSCSSSLSALSLDEPFIQKDAELRIMPPVHENEHGNEAEPEQSDDTKDNQEKKPEKPAEAEKDILDDSDDDIEILEACIISAMPTKSSRKAKKPSQASAPKIPPPVARKPSQLPVYKLLPSQSRLQSQKHVTFTPGDDMPRVYCVEGTPINFSTATSLSDLTIESPPSELANADNVGVGAESGEFEKRDTIPTEGRSTDDSQRAKSSVVTPLGLDDDKTEEGDILAECINSAMPKGKSHKPFRVKKIMDQIQQASSSPSNKNQPEGEKKKPTSPVKPVSQNNEYRARVRKSTEPKSNASNERGYPENRDAKKQNLKNNSREIHDKLPNNEERARGSFAFDSPHHYTPIEGTPYCFSRNDSLSSLDFDDDDVDLSREKAELRKGKEGKETESKECSNAEQSSNQQPSNRTQVCQKHPTGRSQTKTFSQSTKDIPDRGAATDEKMQNFAIENTPVCFSRNSSLSSLSDIDQENNNNKEGEPPKRPEASEPQVESNRPQTSGYAPKSFHVEDTPVCFSRNSSLSSLSIDSEDDLLQECISSAMPKKKKPSRMKSDGEKNNSRNTGGILAEDLTLDLREIQRPDSEHGFSPDSENFDWKAIQEGANSIVSSLHQAAAAASLSRQASSDSDSILSLKSGISLGSPFHLTPDQEEKPFTSNKGPRIIKPGEKSTLESKKVESESRGIKGGKKVYKSMITGKARSNSEVSSLKQPQQTSVPSISRGRTMIHIPGVRNSSSSTSPVSKKGPPLKNMNSKSPSEGQSLTSSPRGAKSSVKPEPAPVTRQPSGLNQSGSSKGPSRSGSRDSTPSRPQQQPLSRPLQSPGRSSISPGRNGISPPNKLSQLPRTSSPSTASTKSSSSGRMSYTPPGRQMSQQNLAKQTVLPKSTSSIPRSESASKGLNQTLSTGGSNKKTDLSRMPSTKSSGSESDRSERPVLVRQSTFIKEAPSPTLRRKLEESASFESLSPSRPDSPTRSQLQTPVLSPSLPDMSLSTHSPAQSSGWRKLAPNQSPTIEYDGRPAKRHDIARSHSESPSRLLINRSGTWKREHSKHSSSLPRVSTWRRTGSSSSILSASSESSEKAKSEDEKQHGGSLPGHKQSKESQAPAKGTWRKIKENEIPQIMNDPQHSSSGAANGSDSKTLIYQMAPAVSKTEDVWVRIEDCPINNPRSGRSPTGNTPPVIDSISEKGGMNGKDSKEIQEKQTPGNGGGPVRTVGLENRLNSFFQIDSPDKKGTETKPLQNNPVPAPEINESTVSERTPFSSSSSSKHSSPIGAVAARVTPFNYNPSRRKSSVDNSSARPSQIPTPVNNSTKKRDTKSENTDSSGTQSPKRHSGSYLVTSV
- the APC gene encoding adenomatous polyposis coli protein isoform X1, translated to MAAASYDQLLKQVEALKMENSNLRQELEDNSNHLTKLETEASTMKEVLKQLQGSIEDEAMASSGQIDLLERLKELNLESTSFPGVKLRPKMSVRSYGSREGSVSSRSGECSPVPMGSFPRRGFMNGSRESTGYLEELEKERSLLLAELEKEEKEKDWYYAQLQNLTKRIDSLPLTENFSLQTDMTRRQLEYEARQIRAAMEEQLGTCQDMEKRAQARVARIQQIEKDILRIRQLLQSQAAEAERAPQSKHEAGFHDTERQNEGQGAAEISVATSSTGQGSAARVDHETASVMSSSSNYSVPRRLTSHLGTKVEMVYSLLSMLGTHDKDDMSRTLLAMSSSQDSCIAMRQSGCLPLLIQLLHGNDKDSVLLGNSRGSKEARARASAALHNIIHSQPDDKRGRREIRVLHLLEQIRAYCETCWEWQEAHEQGMDQDKNPMPAPVDHQICPAVCVLMKLSFDEEHRHAMNELGGLQAIAELLQVDCEMYGLTNDHYSVTLRRYAGMALTNLTFGDVANKATLCSMKGCMRALVAQLKSESEDLQQVIASVLRNLSWRADVNSKKTLREVGSVKALMECALEVKKESTLKSVLSALWNLSAHCTGNKADICAVDGALAFLVGTLTYRSQTNTLAIIESGGGILRNVSSLIATNEDHRQILRENSCLQTLLQHLKSHSLTIVSNACGTLWNLSARNAKDQEALWDMGAVSMLKNLIHSKHKMIAMGSAAALRNLMANRPAKYKDANIMSPGSSLPSLHVRKQKALEAELDAQHLSETFDNIDNLSPKASHRNKQRHKQNIYSEYVLDANRHDDGVCRSESFNAGNMTVLSPYTINTTVLPASSSSSRGNVENSGSEKDRSVERDRTVGLNTYHQAAESTGSSSKRIGMQISTTAAQIAKVMEEVTSMHIPQEDRSSGSTSEIHCLTEERNAQRRSASAHTHSNTYFPKSENSNRTCPVPYTKMEYKRASNDSLNSVSSSDGYGKRGQMKPSIESYSEDDESKFCSYGQYPADLAHKIHSANHMDDNDGELDTPINYSLKYSDEQLNSGRQSPSQNERWARPKHTIDDEMKQNEQRQSRNQNAAYPVYTESGEDKHLKYQTPFGQQECVSSFRSRGSSGSDQNRVGPTLGMNQKVSQSLCQVDDYDDDKPTNYSERYSEEEQHEEEDRPTNYSIKYNEEEHHVDQPIDYSLKYSTEVPAPSQKPSFTFPKTSSVQLNKTDHIAPSSGSTSAPSAGSKRQNQLHPSSAQSRSGHAQKNTSCKTPSINQETIQTYCVEDTPICFSRCSSLSSLSSAEDEIGRDQSARGTDASNTLQIAELKENSGTLPTEGAASEITSTAQHIRTKSTRLQTSSLSPSDSSRHKAVEFSSGAKSPSKSGAQTPKSPPEHYVQETPLMFSRCTSVSSLDSFESRSIASSVQSEPCSGIVSGIISPSDLPDSPGQTMPPSRSKTPPPAQGVQVKREVPKGKATTTEKREPGPRQAAVNAAVQRVQVLPDADTLLHFATESTPDGFSCSSSLSALSLDEPFIQKDAELRIMPPVHENEHGNEAEPEQSDDTKDNQEKKPEKPAEAEKDILDDSDDDIEILEACIISAMPTKSSRKAKKPSQASAPKIPPPVARKPSQLPVYKLLPSQSRLQSQKHVTFTPGDDMPRVYCVEGTPINFSTATSLSDLTIESPPSELANADNVGVGAESGEFEKRDTIPTEGRSTDDSQRAKSSVVTPLGLDDDKTEEGDILAECINSAMPKGKSHKPFRVKKIMDQIQQASSSPSNKNQPEGEKKKPTSPVKPVSQNNEYRARVRKSTEPKSNASNERGYPENRDAKKQNLKNNSREIHDKLPNNEERARGSFAFDSPHHYTPIEGTPYCFSRNDSLSSLDFDDDDVDLSREKAELRKGKEGKETESKECSNAEQSSNQQPSNRTQVCQKHPTGRSQTKTFSQSTKDIPDRGAATDEKMQNFAIENTPVCFSRNSSLSSLSDIDQENNNNKEGEPPKRPEASEPQVESNRPQTSGYAPKSFHVEDTPVCFSRNSSLSSLSIDSEDDLLQECISSAMPKKKKPSRMKSDGEKNNSRNTGGILAEDLTLDLREIQRPDSEHGFSPDSENFDWKAIQEGANSIVSSLHQAAAAASLSRQASSDSDSILSLKSGISLGSPFHLTPDQEEKPFTSNKGPRIIKPGEKSTLESKKVESESRGIKGGKKVYKSMITGKARSNSEVSSLKQPQQTSVPSISRGRTMIHIPGVRNSSSSTSPVSKKGPPLKNMNSKSPSEGQSLTSSPRGAKSSVKPEPAPVTRQPSGLNQSGSSKGPSRSGSRDSTPSRPQQQPLSRPLQSPGRSSISPGRNGISPPNKLSQLPRTSSPSTASTKSSSSGRMSYTPPGRQMSQQNLAKQTVLPKSTSSIPRSESASKGLNQTLSTGGSNKKTDLSRMPSTKSSGSESDRSERPVLVRQSTFIKEAPSPTLRRKLEESASFESLSPSRPDSPTRSQLQTPVLSPSLPDMSLSTHSPAQSSGWRKLAPNQSPTIEYDGRPAKRHDIARSHSESPSRLLINRSGTWKREHSKHSSSLPRVSTWRRTGSSSSILSASSESSEKAKSEDEKQHGGSLPGHKQSKESQAPAKGTWRKIKENEIPQIMNDPQHSSSGAANGSDSKTLIYQMAPAVSKTEDVWVRIEDCPINNPRSGRSPTGNTPPVIDSISEKGGMNGKDSKEIQEKQTPGNGGGPVRTVGLENRLNSFFQIDSPDKKGTETKPLQNNPVPAPEINESTVSERTPFSSSSSSKHSSPIGAVAARVTPFNYNPSRRKSSVDNSSARPSQIPTPVNNSTKKRDTKSENTDSSGTQSPKRHSGSYLVTSV